GCGGCCTTCATGAAAAAGCCATCGCGGTCGATCTTCGTGCCACCCGCAACCAGTTCTGCCCCGTGAGACACGGCCTTTTCCACCTGCGACACGGCACGTTCCATGGCGGCCTGGCTGCTCATCGGACCGTGGGTGACGCCCTGTTCCAGCGGGTCGCCGTACTGGAATTCATTCACTGCCACCTTCAGCCGCGACGTGAATTCCTCAACCAGTGACTTATGCACGATCATCCGCTTGGCGGCGGTGCAGACCTGGCCGTTATTGGACATGCGCCCGCGAATGGCCATGGGCACGGCCTTGTCCAGATCGGCATCATCCAGCACGATGAAGGCATCGGACCCGCCCAGTTCCATCGTGCTTTTCTTCAGCGCGCGACCGGCCTGTGACGCCACGGCACTGCCCGCGCGTTCGCTGCCGGTCAGGGCGACGCCGCGGATTTCGGGGCGTTCAATCAGCTTTTCGGACTGGTCATTGGTAATGAACAGGTTGGTATAGGCGCCTTCGGGCACGCCCGCTTCGCGGAACAATTCTTCAAATGCCACCGCGCACTGCGGCACGCTCGGCGCGTGCTTTACCATGACGACATTGCCCGCCATAAGGTTGGGGGCGGCGACGCGGGCCAGCTGGTAATAGGGGAAGTTCCACGGTTCCACGCAATAGATGATGCCCAGCGGTTCGCTGGTAACGGTTGCATGGCCCTGGGACACCGGCAGCTCACGCGGCGCGAGGAAGGTTTCGGCCTTTTGCGCGTAATAGGTGAGTATATCGGCCGAAAGCTCGATTTCCCCAATAGCCTCGGGCAGGATCTTGCCCATTTCAATGGAAATCAGGCGGGCGTGTTTTTCCTTGTCCCGGCGCAGGATATCCGCTGCCTTGAGGATAAGCGTGCGACGCTGTGCGATGGCGCGGTGTCGCCAGTCACTTTCCCAGAACTGGTGGGCGGTGGCCAGCTTCGCCAGCATTGTCCTGTCATCATGAAGGTCAAAGACCTTTTCCGTCTTTCCGGTAGCCGGATTGATGGTGCGATAGGGACTCATGTTGTCATGTCCTTTATTGTTGCTGCGCTGGTCGTCGCTTTATAGGCAGACAAAGGTTTGCATCGCCTGAACGCAGAGCAGGGTGTCAGGTCAGGGGAATGTTCCCGGCTGGAGCGGCCTGTCCGGGAACGCTTCGCCTATCGTGACTATATCCGCCCGTAGCGTGTCAATGCGCAATGGAGACAGGGCAGGGCTACGCACGCTGAAGCCCCGCCGCCCGTTTGCGGACATTCAGGCCGGGCAGGCAGTATGACGGCAGCGTGCGGGCGTGATCATCACGTGGGTTTGAACGGCATGCAGTCTTCAGGGACCGTTCCGGTCGCCCACCCGTAAAACATCGTGCGCCCACCGAATACATTTTCGATGAAGCTTTCCTGAAAAAGCATCCGGTCACACTGCTTTCCCCATAAGATGGTAAAAAATGCACCAGGTCAGCACCACGGGAAAACAAGACGCGATGTCCGCCCCGGCCGGGAATCCGGTGCCGGATGCTGTCTGACTGAATGGTTCGCACGGCTTGCCCGGGGCGCGTACTTCCATGTTGTGACCGGCTGACCGTCACCAGGCGGCATCCCGCCCGGATGCCGGGCCGCAGGACATGCACCCGCATGGGCCGCCCGATACCACGCGCCCGGAGCAGGAGTAGGGATGTGATACCACAATCGCCGCATACCCGATATCGCATTGCCTGCCCGGACGACTTCAGCTCTCCCATAACGGGCGCATATCATCCCCTCCGGACCCCATTGCAGGGAGCGTGCGGCGGACGAAATATTTCGGCATGGTGGCGCTGCAGGACTGCGCGACAGGATATCCGGTCTGGCATGGCAAGGACATCACTCACCCGCAGCTTGCCGAATGATGACAATGGCAGGCGCGCCGACCATTCTGCGCTACCGCGTCATCAGCATAGTGAAATGCACGCTGGCATGAGGGGGGCGCAGTCGCCTCACGACACCCCACCCACAAAAGCGGTGGGACCCCGGTAGTGGCCAGAGCCAGGAACGACGAAAGCCGCCTTGCGGCGGCTTTCTCGTGTCCATCTGATTTTCCTGAGAAAATCTGGAGCGGGCGATGGGATTCGAACCCACGACCCCAACCTTGGCAAGGTTGTGCTCTACCCCTGAGCTACGCCCGCGCTCCGTGTCGGTGAAGCGGTTTTTACGGTAAAGCCCTGTTCCCCGCAAGGGGGAAAAATGCTTTTCCCGAAGTTTTTTTCCACCCGCCGCCAGATGGTTGCGACTATGGCCATGAATGCCAATCTAGTGTGAATATGCACATGAACCGGCCAGCAGGGGCATGGGGCGCACCCATGTCCGCCCTGTGCCCCCGATGGCCGCCAGAGCGACAGGAAGACGACCAGATGGACTACATTATCGGCCAGACACCCCGGCATGACGGTGCCCGTCCGGCAGGCGCTGCAGCAACTGCGGCCCCGGGCGGCAGGCCCGACCCGGTCATGGATGGTACGCAGGCCACCTTCATGCGCGACGTGGTGGAAGCCAGCCGCGACATGCCGGTGCTGGTCGATTTCTGGGCGCCATGGTGCAATCCGTGCAAGCAGCTGACCCCCGTGCTGGAAAAGGTGGTGCGCGCGGCTGGTGGCAGGATACGGCTGGTCAAGGTAGATGTGGACGCCAACCGCGCCCTGACCCAGCAGCTGACCCAGATCGGGCTGCCGCTGCAGTCCATCCCGCTGGTCGCCGCCTTCTGGCAGGGGCAGATCCTTGACCTGTTCCAGGGCGCCAAACCCGAAAGCGAAGTCCGCCGTTTTATTGAAAACGTGCTGAAATCCGCCGGTGGGGGCGCCCTGCCCGCCGCTGACCTGATCGACGCCGCCCGCAAGGAAATGGCCGAAGGCCGCGCCGAGGCGGCAGCGGGCCTGTTCTCGCAGGTACTGGAAATCGAGCCCGAGAACCCCGCCGCATGGGGCGGGCTTGCCCGTGCCCTGATCGAGATGGGGGATGAGGAAGGCGCTGAAACCGCATTGAACGACGCCCCCCCCGCCATTGCGAACCATGCCGAGATCACGGGGGCGAAGGCGGCACTCGAACTCAAGCGCGAAGGCCGCAAGGCGGCGGAGGAAGCAGAGGAAATCCGCGCACGCATCGCTGCCAATCCACAGGATTACGCCGCGCGCTTCGAACTGTCCGCGGCCCTGAACGCGGCAGGCAGGCGGGCGGAAGCCGCTGACGAACTGCTGGCCATCATGAAGGCGGACCGGCAGTGGAATGATGACGCCGCGCGCAAGCAACTGATCCGCCTGTTCGAGGCATGGGGCCAGACCGACCCCGATACGCTGGCTGCGCGGCGGCGCATGTCCTCGCTGCTGTTTTCGTGACGCGGCACGACGGAAGGGGGCGCGTCATCATCCATGATGACATCCCCCGCCACATTCCGCAGATAGGGGAAATGACCCTGGCGGACTTCCCGGCGGAACTCGGCCTGTTCCCGCTTGATGAAGCCCTGCTGCTGCCACGGGGGCGGCTGCCGCTCAACGTGTTCGAACCGCGCTATGTCGCGCTGGTGGAGGATGCGCTGGCGACCAGCCGCCTGATCGGCATGATCCAGCCCCGCCCGCTGGAGGGCATGGACGACACCATGCCCGCCGATGCCGACGAACCCGGCATGGATGATGGTTACAGCACCACGCCCCCCCTGTACGGCATAGGCTGCATCGGCCGTATCACCGCCATGACCGAACGGGCGGATGGCACCTATGCCATTACCCTGACCGGCATCGCGCGCTTCCGCCTGCTGCGCGAGACGCAGCTGCGCCGGGGTTACCGCGTGGCACGGGTCGACGTCTCCTCCTTCGTGTCCGACCTGACGGATGGAGAGGACGACATTCCCTTCGACCGTGAGGGCCTGCTCAACGCGCTGCATGATTTCTGCGAGGCACAGGGCGTGAGCACCCAGTGGGACGCACTGCGCCAGATGGATGACGCGGCACTGCTTGTCACCCTGCCCATGATCTGCCCCTTTGGCACCGCCCCGCGCCAGATGATGCTGGAGGCGCCAACCCCCGCCGCGCGCGCACGGATCCTGCGCAACCTGCTGGACGGGGCTGGACATGGACCCGGGGAGGGTGCATCCCCGTCCTGACCGATTTTGCCGTTAATGATCGCAACTCTGCATGGGATATGCCGCGATGACCGAAAAGCCGACCACCCCGCCACTCGACCCCCGGCTGCTGTCCATTCTTGTCTGCCCCGTGACAAAGGGGCCGCTGATCTATGACCGTGAGGCAGGCGAGCTGATCAGCAAACGCGCGGGCCTCGCCTTTCCGGTGCGCGACGGCATTCCCATCATGCTGCCGGACGAGGCCCGCCGTATCGAGGCGTAAGCCCCTTCCTCCACGCGGCCTCAGTCCCGGGGCGGAACCGGCATGCCGTCAATCAGCCGTACGCCCCCCAGCCATGCCGCCGCCAGCAGGCGCGCCGGCGTGCCGGGAAGCAACGTTGCCAGTGGCCGCAGGTCCGTCTCCGCCCGCAATTCGACATAGTCCACCGAATCGAAGCCCGCGGCAGCCAGCCGGTCCGCCGCGTCCGACAGGGCCGCCGCCACCCCGGTCCCGGCCGCGATATCCCGCGCGCAGGCCGCCAGCACGCGGGGCAGCGCCACGGCGGTCTGCCGCTGGGCAGGCGTCAGCCGCCGGTTGCGCGATGACAGCGCAAGCCCGTCCGCCTCACGCAGGGTGGGGCAGGACACGATCCCGACGGGCAGGTCCAGATCAGCCACCATGCGGCGGATCACCTGAACCTGCTGGAAATCCTTCTCCCCAAAGAAGGCGCAGTCGGCCAGCGTCTGCATGAACAGCTTGCACACCACCGTGGCCACGCCATCAAAATGCCCTGGCCTGCTGCCGCCACACAGCCCGGTGGATACACCCGCCACGGTAATGCGCGTGGCGAAGCCGGGCGGATACATTTCCGCCGCCGTGGGGGCGTACAGCACATCCACCCCTGACCGGGCCAGCAGGCGGCCGTCTTCCGCCAGCGTGCGGGGATAGGTCGCCAGGTCATCGGCATTGTCGAACTGGATGGGGTTGACGAAAACCGTGGTGATGACACGGTCCATCCGCGCGCGTGCCGCCTGCACCAGCGACAGGTGCCCCGCATGCAGCGCGCCCATGGTGGGCACCACGCCCACGCTTGCGCCCGCCTGCTTCCATTCCCGCACGCGCGCGCGCAGCTCGGCCACGGTGCTGATGGTTTCCATCGGCTGCATTCCCTTCCCTTATCCTCGATCCATGGTTCGCGGCATGCGTCTGCATGGCCCGGCCTGGTTGCTTACCATCTTTTGCCCGTGCGGTGTGAAGGCCGGCGGCGCGTGCGGGCAATTCACGTATTGGCGTGGTGAAGGCATGGCTTTTCTGCTATGGGAGCGATTGCGTTGTGCAGGAGGTTTTTTTGGCCCGTTTTCTTCCCGTCCTTGGTATCTGTGCCATCGTGCTGTCCCTGGCCGCATGCGCCACCAACACGCCGGGATCGGTCAAGGACCGTTCGACATGGGCACGCTGGGGCTATGCCGAAGGGCTGAAGACCGTCGCCTCCCACTGAACCGGCCGCCGCCGTCAGACCTGCCGGCTGCCCGGCCCGCCTTTCCTTGAGCTACAGGATGCCGGCCCGCCCGGCTGTTTGAGTACATGACCGATATTTCCGAACCCGCATGGTTCCCCATCGCGCTGCGCCTGGACGGTGTCCGGGTACTGGTGGTGGGGGGCGGCATGATCGCCGCGAACAAGGTGCGCCTGCTGCTGGCCCATCGCGCGCGGGTCGCGGTCATCGCCGCACGGCTGGATGAAGAAATGCGCGCGTGGCAGGAAGACGGCGCGATCAGCCACATCGCCACCAGCGCGGATGAAGCGACACTGCGCGCCGCCATGCCCGGCTGCAGGCTGGTCTATGCCGCAACCGATGACCGTGCGCTCAACCGCGTCGTGGCGGGGCTGGCGGGGGGGATGAACATTCCCGCCTGCGCGGTGGATGACCCGCAGCCTTCCAGCTTCATCACGCCCGCACAGGTCCATCGTGGCCTGGTACGCATCGCCATATCCACCGGCGGGGCGGCGCCCGTGCTGGCGCGCCGCCTGCGCGAACAGGTGGAAAGTTCCATCCCCGAGGGCACCGGCGCCCTGGCCGTGTTCATGCAGCGCCAGCGCGAGCACGTGGGCGCCGCCTGCCCCGACATATCCCGGCGCAGGCAGGTATGGGAAACCTTTCTCGACGGTACGGGCGCCCAGGCCGCCCGCACGGGGGACACCACGCGCGCGCGCGCCATACTGGATGACATCATCGCCCGCACCGCCACGCGCGGCGAGGTCTGGCTGGTCGGCGCGGGACCGGGCGACCCGGACCTGCTGACCCTGCGCGCGCTGCACATGATGCAGAATGCGGACTGCGTGCTGTATGACCAGCTGCTCTCCCCCGAACTGCTGGACCGGGTGCGGCGCGATGCGGAACTGGTGTTCGTGGGCAAGCGACGCAACAGGCACACCATGCCGCAGGAAGACATCAATGCCGAACTGGTGCGCCGCGCGCAGGCGGGCCAGCGCGTGCTGCGGCTCAAGGGTGGCGACCCGTTCGTGTTTGGCCGTGGGGGGGAGGAAATCGAAGCGCTGGTGGACGCGGCCATCCCGTTCCAGGTCGTGCCGGGCATCACGGCGGCCAATGGCTGCGCCGCCTATGCGGGGATTCCCCTAACCCACCGCGACTGCGCGCAGGCGTGCCTGTTCGTGACCGGCCATGCACGCGCCGATGGCACGCTGCACCTGCCATGGGACAGCATGGCGCGGCCGGGGCAGACGGTGGTGATCTACATGGGCGTGTCCGCGCTACCCGCCCTGTGCGCACGGCTTATGGAACACGGCCTGCCGTCCGACTGGCCCGCCGCCATCGTGGAACGCGGCACGCGCGCCGACCAGCGCGTGATGACCGGCACGCTGGGCACGCTTGCCACACAGGCGAAAGCCGCGGAAATCGGGAGCCCGGCGCTGATCTTCGTGGGTGAAGTGGTGCGCCACCGGGTGATCTCCCCCGCCTGAACCCTTCCCGCGCCACATGAATGGCCATGCATGATTTGTTATGAATCATCGGCTATTTTCATTGTATTGAGCGCCATGAGCCCACCGGACCCCACGGAGGCCATGCCAGGGATACAGACAAGCCACATGCGGCGCATTCACGACATGACACGCCTGCCCGCACCATGGGCGGACCGGCTGCCGCCGGGATGGCTGGGCTTCGGCCTGCGTACATGGTGCGCGCTCGTGCTCGGGCTGGCCACCGCTTTCTGGCTGCAACTCGACAACCCGCTGCTGGTGGGTGTCACGGTCATGATCCTGGCGCAGCCCCTGCGCGGGCAGGCGCTGTCCAAGGCATTCTACCGGCTGCTGGGCACGCTGGTGGGCATGGGCGTGTCCATCGTGCTGGTTGCGGTATGGAACCAGCAGCGCGGCCCGTTCCTGGGCGGTGTGGCGCTGTGGCTGGCGGCGTGCGCGTTCGTGGGGTCGCTGGAGCGCGACTTCCGGTCCTATGCCGCCCTGCTGTCGGGCTACACCGTGGCGCTGGTGGCGGTGAACTGCATCGACACACCGCAGAATGTCTTCAACATCGCCGTCTCGCGCGCATCCGCCATCACGCTGGGGGTGTTTGCGGTGGCGGTGGTCAATATCCTCTCCGGTTCCCCCGCGGCATGGCGGGGGCTGGCGGACGGGCTGAAACAGCTCACCCGCCCCATTAGCGAGACGGCGCGCGCGGCCCTCCAGCACCGTCACGACAGCGGCGCGCAGGCGGACATAAGGCTGGGCGCGCGCATACTGGCCCTGACCACGCCCCTGTCCTATGCCCGCACGGAACTGGAACGCGGCGGCATGCGGGCCAATGGCGCACGACTGGCCATGGTGTGCATGCTGACGGTACTGGACTGCGCGCGCGGGCTGGGCCGCCATGCCCGCCATGATGGCGTCGCCCCCATGGTGGCGGACGCCATTGCCCGCATCGCACGGCGGACCGACCTGCGCACCGATCAGGCAGGATTCATTGCGCATATGCTCGATGCAATCCGCGCGGAACAGCCCGGTCATGTCCCCAACCGCGACGAAGCCCTTGCGATGGAGCGTGCGGCCTGCATGCTCAGCGCCCGCACCCGGCTGCATGCGGGGCAGGAAATGCTGACCGAAGGGATCTGCCCGCCGG
This portion of the Komagataeibacter sp. FNDCF1 genome encodes:
- a CDS encoding LON peptidase substrate-binding domain-containing protein, which translates into the protein MTRHDGRGRVIIHDDIPRHIPQIGEMTLADFPAELGLFPLDEALLLPRGRLPLNVFEPRYVALVEDALATSRLIGMIQPRPLEGMDDTMPADADEPGMDDGYSTTPPLYGIGCIGRITAMTERADGTYAITLTGIARFRLLRETQLRRGYRVARVDVSSFVSDLTDGEDDIPFDREGLLNALHDFCEAQGVSTQWDALRQMDDAALLVTLPMICPFGTAPRQMMLEAPTPAARARILRNLLDGAGHGPGEGASPS
- the cysG gene encoding siroheme synthase CysG, with protein sequence MTDISEPAWFPIALRLDGVRVLVVGGGMIAANKVRLLLAHRARVAVIAARLDEEMRAWQEDGAISHIATSADEATLRAAMPGCRLVYAATDDRALNRVVAGLAGGMNIPACAVDDPQPSSFITPAQVHRGLVRIAISTGGAAPVLARRLREQVESSIPEGTGALAVFMQRQREHVGAACPDISRRRQVWETFLDGTGAQAARTGDTTRARAILDDIIARTATRGEVWLVGAGPGDPDLLTLRALHMMQNADCVLYDQLLSPELLDRVRRDAELVFVGKRRNRHTMPQEDINAELVRRAQAGQRVLRLKGGDPFVFGRGGEEIEALVDAAIPFQVVPGITAANGCAAYAGIPLTHRDCAQACLFVTGHARADGTLHLPWDSMARPGQTVVIYMGVSALPALCARLMEHGLPSDWPAAIVERGTRADQRVMTGTLGTLATQAKAAEIGSPALIFVGEVVRHRVISPA
- a CDS encoding NAD-dependent succinate-semialdehyde dehydrogenase translates to MSPYRTINPATGKTEKVFDLHDDRTMLAKLATAHQFWESDWRHRAIAQRRTLILKAADILRRDKEKHARLISIEMGKILPEAIGEIELSADILTYYAQKAETFLAPRELPVSQGHATVTSEPLGIIYCVEPWNFPYYQLARVAAPNLMAGNVVMVKHAPSVPQCAVAFEELFREAGVPEGAYTNLFITNDQSEKLIERPEIRGVALTGSERAGSAVASQAGRALKKSTMELGGSDAFIVLDDADLDKAVPMAIRGRMSNNGQVCTAAKRMIVHKSLVEEFTSRLKVAVNEFQYGDPLEQGVTHGPMSSQAAMERAVSQVEKAVSHGAELVAGGTKIDRDGFFMKAAILTSITKDNPIFYEEIFGPVAIVYSVGSDDEAIAMANDSPYGLGGSIQTSDVDRGRRVAARIDTGMVFINNITGTAPDLPFGGIKNSGYGRELSEFGIEEFLNRKLVHTP
- a CDS encoding Trm112 family protein, whose translation is MTEKPTTPPLDPRLLSILVCPVTKGPLIYDREAGELISKRAGLAFPVRDGIPIMLPDEARRIEA
- a CDS encoding tetratricopeptide repeat protein, translated to MDYIIGQTPRHDGARPAGAAATAAPGGRPDPVMDGTQATFMRDVVEASRDMPVLVDFWAPWCNPCKQLTPVLEKVVRAAGGRIRLVKVDVDANRALTQQLTQIGLPLQSIPLVAAFWQGQILDLFQGAKPESEVRRFIENVLKSAGGGALPAADLIDAARKEMAEGRAEAAAGLFSQVLEIEPENPAAWGGLARALIEMGDEEGAETALNDAPPAIANHAEITGAKAALELKREGRKAAEEAEEIRARIAANPQDYAARFELSAALNAAGRRAEAADELLAIMKADRQWNDDAARKQLIRLFEAWGQTDPDTLAARRRMSSLLFS
- the panC gene encoding pantoate--beta-alanine ligase, coding for METISTVAELRARVREWKQAGASVGVVPTMGALHAGHLSLVQAARARMDRVITTVFVNPIQFDNADDLATYPRTLAEDGRLLARSGVDVLYAPTAAEMYPPGFATRITVAGVSTGLCGGSRPGHFDGVATVVCKLFMQTLADCAFFGEKDFQQVQVIRRMVADLDLPVGIVSCPTLREADGLALSSRNRRLTPAQRQTAVALPRVLAACARDIAAGTGVAAALSDAADRLAAAGFDSVDYVELRAETDLRPLATLLPGTPARLLAAAWLGGVRLIDGMPVPPRD